From Quercus robur chromosome 8, dhQueRobu3.1, whole genome shotgun sequence:
tcatCCCATCcaataattgtttttattttattttcatttgattttctttatatttttaattttttttccattatatcttcttaaattttactatttCACTTCATTCAACCTTTGGTCTACTTCTACCATTCCTCTTCCATcttaatctatttatatatatatatatatatatatatatatatatatatatatatatatatatatatataactgaagcctctgaaactcccacaattttccatgtcagcacaatattaaaaaaaaaaacataaacccccccccccccaaaaaaaaaaaaaaaaaacataaacgcGGCTTTTCTAAAACCCTAACCCAATATATACACTTGGCCTTGTCTTTCTCCAAAATTCACACAAGAGCTCCTTCTACTAGTTCCCTCAACCCAAAGCTCCTCCTTTACCAGCTCCCCCAACGTTCAGACCCACGGCAGATCTCCTTCCTCAGGCCCACGGCAAAGACACCATACCCACAAACCAACAGAGATCTCCTTCCTCAGACCCATAGCAAAGACCACTTCTCCTTCCTCCAAAATGCAGACCACCAACCACTGTAGAGATCTCATTCCTCAGACCCATGACAGAGCATCCAAAGAATCAAAACCTACAATACCCACCCTTCCCACAAACCAACATATATCTCCTTCCTCATATCCACAGCAAAGACCACTACTGCAAGCCACAAACCACCCACATGCAAACGCCGTCCCATTTGCCATTGATCTCATCCAGCCCATCGAAACCGACCTAGCCAGCCCAGTCGGTGATGCAATTTATAGGAttcattcttaatttttgttctttgattcacttttatttagatttaataTTCCTGATTAAtttctacttttatttatttattttttattgccttTCTCTTTAGTCTTTTCCTTCATTCAAATTGAGGTTAAAGGTATGGTATACGTTTGCCTCTGTATTaaatttctgaattttttttaatacatttatttGTCTATGTACATCTAATTTCTAATATTATAGTGTTCTCTTTACATTTAAAGAACTCATGAAACTCAATTTGAATTGTACTTATCatgtataaataaattttttttgaattttaatgtagttaattttttggtttcaatttCTTCCAACTCTCTTAGTCCAGTCTTTTCGCTTTGCTCTGTAGTAAGTAGACTCAAGTTACAGAGAACACGTCatattgaattatatgttctctctatttttttttccctgtgttctctaaaaatcaatttcaaatgaTATACAGATATGGAGTaggtttataaaataatttatatctatCCTTATTACAATTGTACCTTATAGTTATCATCATTGAAAGAGtcagtttattattattatttttatataataaaaaactttttcgTGCATCGCAAGGGTTTGTAGATTTTAATCCTAATGTGCAAtcaaacaagaagaagaaaaaaaattgtttaaatctTCTTTAAAAAGTTATGTTTGCAAAACATTCATATACATCTTAGAAAAAATCAATTTGCTAAAATCTATTCATTTTGATAGTATGGGTTTGATTAAGATTTTATTGGGTGATTTGAGTGGtgccaatgattttttttttttttttttttttttttttttggtttcaagaAATACTATTTTACTACAGCTGAGAAAATTATCAAAGAAAGAGGTGCCCATCTCGCAAGCGAGTGAGCTACCTTATTACAGGAACGACTTGCATGagagaattttaaattagaaaaatatgaaGCTAGGAATAAAATGTTGTTTGCTATGTGGCTGTATTGGGCAAGAGATTGAGTCCCATTCTTCAAGTTCTGCATCAACACTGTCGAATCACCCTTCAAAATAACTCTATCAATCCCAATTTCTAGTGCCCTCCTTGCTGCCAAAGTCTTAACCTCAACTACAGAGGAAGGTAAAGAAATCAATTGTGAGAGCGAGGCCATGACCAAACCCTCTGAGTTCTGAATGACCACACCAAGTCCTGCTTTATCCTCCTTCACAAAAATAGCCCCATCAAAGTTAATTTTGTACCATAACAGATCAAGGGCTATCCACGAACCAACCTGAGTTTCTACTGCTGCATTACGGGTTTGATAAGGGGCTGTTACTTCGAGCTTCCTTTCCATTGCTTTCTCCAATAGTTGGCTGAGAGTGTAGGTAGATTTTCCCAATCTAAGATTATTTCTTCGATTCCAAAGATCTCAAACCACCCAACCAAATAATTtaggttcaattttttttttctgccagAATCATGCGAAGGAGGTCTATAAAACAATTGGCTTGTCTCAATGAGCTGCGGGTCCAatttggtttctctctctccatatgTCTTCGAGCTTGGGACAGCCTTATAGTGCATGTAACACATCTTCCTTGTGACACTTGCACTGGGACAACCATGTAGCGTATGTAACACATCTTCCTTGTGACACTTGCACTGTTCACACCGATCCtcagttttaacttttcttCGCATCAAGTTGTCTTTAGTAGGTAGGGAATTTTGGCAGGACCTCCATAGGAAATTACGAATTTTGCCAGGAACATCAAGATCCTAAAGTGCTGTCCACAAAGGCTTCATTGTATCAGTATTAGAGGGGCCGGATTGCTGCTGCAACACCTCATTCTGCAAAAATTTGTAACCTGATTTAACCAAGTAATCCCCATCTGGGGTAAATGACCAAATCAAGACATATTGCTACTAAGATTTGTACAATGGAATTTTTCTGATTAAGTTGGCCTCAAACTCATAAAATGAATGCTCCAGGATATCATCTTTCTAAATCCTCTGGTGTTCGTCAATTAAACAGCCCACCCTTGCATCTGCCTGACCATGCAAGATTGGTGATATAATCCTGGGATTGTTTTTCTCAAGAATCTACTTATCACCCCAAATTCTGACCGAATGTCTATCTCCAATCCTCTATTGCGCCCCCTTCCTAATCACCTCCCtgccatggataatgcttttccaagcataGGAGGCAATGCTTGGAGCCTTAGCTTGCATTATTGAGCAATCCGGGAAGAATTTTGGCTTGAACACCCTATAAAATAGAGAGTGCTCATCATGCAATAATCTTCAAGTTTGTTTCGCCAAGAATGCATCATTGAATAAGGATAAGTCCTTAAATCCCATACCCCCTTGGCTTTTTGGTTTGCACAGCTCTTGCCACTTAATCTAGTGGATTTTGCGGCTGTCTCCTTTTTGGCCCCAAAAGAACTTTCGAATAAGTGCCTCGATTTTATGACATAGAATCCCTGGTAGCTTGAAACATGACATTGTATATGTAGGGAGTGCTTGGGCCACCGCTTTAATCAAGACTTTTCTCCCCATCTGTGATAAAAGCTTACCTTCCTATCCCTGTACCCTCTTCCACACATGTTGCTTTATTTTTGCAAAGCTGTCCTTCTTGCTTCTGCCAACAAAGGAAGGTAACCCAAGGTATGTCTCATATTGATGAATGACCGAGACACCAAGAGTTTGCTTGATCACTTCTTGCATGTCTTGAGGTGTTGATTTACTGAAGAAGAGGTTTgttttttatctatttattttttgccctGAAGCTCCTTCATAGATCGCCAACAAGTCCAGTAACTTTTGACATTCAGATTCCTTGGCTCTACAAAAAATTAAGCTATCGTCCGCAAACAAAAGATGAGTTATTCTAGGCCCAAATCTGCAAATAGACACCCCCAAATCTCATCCTTACTTGCAGCTGAGCTAATAATGCCATATAACCCTTCTGTACACATCAGGAAGAGGTATGGAGATAGGGGATCTCCTTAACGAAGACCTCTAGTGGGAATGATGTGTCCATGGGGTTCCCCGTTGATCAAGACTGAATATGTGGCTGAGGTGATACACTCTATCATAAGTTTAACCCAACGATCATGAAAACCCATCTTTACCAACACTTGCTACATATACTCCCACTCAACTCTATCGTAGGCTTTGCTTATGTCTAGTTTAAGAGCCATAAAGCCCGTCTTGCCAGTGCAATGGTTTCTCATATAATGGAGTGTCTCAAAAGCAACCAATATGTTATCTATAATCAACCTATCTGACATGAAAGCACTCTAATGTTCTGAAATAAGCTGTAGCATTATCTTTTTCAATCTATTAGCCAAAACTTTAGCAAGAATTCTATATAATACATTGCTCAAACTGATTGGCCTATATTCAGAAATATATTTCGGAGATTTAACTTTAGGAATTAAAGTTATGAAAGAATGACCAAGGGAAGGAGGTATTGAACCTGAATTCAAGTACTCCAAAATGGCCTAAACAAGGTCTTCCCCAAGCAAGGACCAATAGCTTTGGTAAAACAATGGTGGCATGCCATCCAGGCCCGGCGATTTGAGTGGCGCCATCTGTTTCAAAGCTTTCTCAATCTCCTGTGAAGTGAATTCAGCAATAAGCAAGTCATTCATCTCAGCCGTTACCTATTGTGGAATGGAGTCCAAAACTGCCTCAAAGCCACTCGGATTGCTTGAAGTGAATAGTTGCTGGTAGAAATTCAAAATGGTGGTAGAAATCCGTGTGGGATTAGTGGTCCAACTACCCGAATCATCAAACAAACCATTGATATAGTTTCTCCTACTCCATTGCGATGCCTTACTATGGAAGAATCGtgtattttttctctatctttcAGCCACAAAACTCGTGATCTTTGAGCCCACATCTTCGCCTCCTTGTCCATTAATAAATTAATCTCCTTCTCAAGTTGCCTCATAAGCTTAGGATCACTCCCTCTGATTGCTTGCATCTTTGCTTGCACAAGAAGTCTTTGCTTTTTCTCTAACTCACGCCTGACATTACCAAAGTTTTTTCTACTCCAGCTTTCTAACTCCTTCCCACACttatcaacttttttaattattttagtgCCCCACGGTTTGGCACTGCCTTCCCTCCAAACCGCTTCAACTGTTCTGCTACAACCTACATCAAACATCCACATATGCTCAAAATGAAAAGGTTTTTTCATATGACAATCCATACCTTCCCATGCAATCAAAAGAGATTTATGGTCCGAGGTGGTGACATCAAGGTGGTGGACTTTAGTTCCAGGAAATAAAGAGAACCATTCATTTGTCGCTACTGCCCTATCAAGGCATTCCCAAACTGTATACCCGACAAAGTGTTTGTGCCAAGTGTATTGAGTtccaacaaaacccaagtccatGAAGCGACATTCATCAAAAACACCTCTGAATGGTTGCATTTGGCTATGAGGTCGAATCCTCCCTCCCCTTTTCTCATTTTGCTTCGTAATTTCATTAAAGTCACCTACACATAGCCATGGTGATGGACCCCTATTTTTTAAGCTACGTAGTTTAGCCTAAGCTTCATGTCTTTTCTGTGTATTCAGCTCCCCATAAAAACCCATAAACCTCCATTCATCCtccttatttttgtttatagtaGTGTCAATGTGATACTTGGAAAAAGTTTCAACCTCAAGTTCAAAGTTTGCTTTCCAAAAAATTactaaacccccccccccccaatttctTCTTGGTACCTCAAATTTGTTCTTGAATTCTATACACCTTTGAACTAATTCTAGTCTTGCTTTGTCTGTCTATGTTTCGGCTAAAAATACGACAGAGGGAGCTTGTGCCTGCACCAATTCTGCAAGCTGATCTTCTGTCCACTGGTTCCCAAGCTCGTGGCAGTTCCAACTGTTAGGACATaagtgattcacttgttaggaacatatgtcactattttatgtaattggctaatcctttgacaaaacgcactttatttgtatttggttagatttaggatgtatttaatacttcaagaaactttatttcaagattaagtgttgaagccatgcaagtctgtccaagaaacaagctgaaaagtgtctgtcattaaagctcgacagctagccatctatcgagcgtAAAGAGCTATTtagccccgtggctcgacagcagctcgacagatagggtatctgtcaaggtttatgaaaaacagaatttcagatttattttgactctaatccgtgtttatgtgtttgggctttcttttctcacaaccctagacatataaaaggattattttaagggccgtcaaagtgttcacaagttgtacaagtgttgagaaaagtttgttcaagcaaattgtgaccgaagacacagttttgccctagttcatctttcttgtgaagaagttgctatgtttgtgcaccgttgggttttgtgaccaagcatcttcttgatctccATCTttgggatgaattgaagaactttgcagccaacaaccttctctagttggtgattgaagtcgcgtactaggattcgcgcaattggttagtcacgtactaggagccgtgcatcaaaaggaaaaattgtcactacaaaacaagttcaattgggtattgggataagggttcaacttaGGTTGGTATAACGTACTGAAATTCCTTTACTTgaaactgcttgttgtgataatagtggaatttcgagagtggtgaccttaaaatcacctagtggggtttttgctgtgtaggtTTTTCCcaattgtaaacaaatcaccgtgttatttattttccgctgcacacttagtttaattggtgatttgtttgtgttaccacacgtttacatgttaatttgattaattataaaacttggctaattaatcaattaatttatcacaaggggtcaattcgtttttggcctatcaagtggtatcagagcagacacactctaattaggttttaatctttgctatgtTGATTCATTGActcctgtttgtcatggataaaggATGGtctttaatcatacctcctttatttgatggcactaactatgcatactggaaagtacgcatgagagctttcttgcaatcTTTAGACGAGAAGGTGCGGCAAGCTGTTGAGATATGCtagaccaagccaaaggaagcgccggCCGACTGGGATGAAGCCAAGATCAAGgcagcaaacttcaacagtagggcattgaatgctttgttcAGTGCAATCACTAATGAgaaattcaagaagatatcctccactaaaattgcaaaggaagcatggaccatcctttaaacaacctatgagggaaccaaGGTTATCAAGGATTCGAAGCTatagaggctcactacaagtttcgaagagattaagatggaggaggatgagtcgttcgatgagttctatgccaagctcaaggacatagtgaactcaattttcaattttcggGAAACCATTTCTAAGCAGTTTCAGTAGAgaatatcttcttgaactcctcactggtgactgcactgaataaagcattcaatgccttgttgttgaagtttgccgccttgatcttggcatcatcccaattGGCCGGCGCTTCCTTCggcttggtccaacctatctcaataacttgccacaccttctcatctaGAGACTGCAAGAAAGTTTTTATGCGCACTTttcagtatgcatagttagtactATCAAATAATGGAGGTATGataagagactgtcctctatccatgacaaataggggtcaatggatcacacaataaagattaaaacctaattagagtatgcctgctctgataccacttgataggcaaaaaacgaattgaccccttatgataaattaattgattaattagccaagtttattaattaatcaaattaacatgcaaacacgtggcagcacaaacaaatcaccaattaatactaagtgcagaggaaaataaattaatacggtgatttgtttacgaatggggaaaacctacacagcaAAAATCCCACCGAataattttaaggtcaccactcccgagaatccactattatcacaacatgcggttacaagtaaaggaattccagtaccttataccaacctacaattgaacccttacccgaatacacaattggacttgttttgtagtgacaatctctccttgtaatacacggctcctagtacgtgactaaccaattgcacggatcccagtacgtgacttcaatcaccaactaaaaaaGGTTGTAGGCTGTAAAGTTCTccagttcatcacatgatgaagatcgagaagatgcttagttacaaaaccctacggtgcataaacacagcaacttcttcacaaaagagatgaactagggcaaattctgtctctggtcacaatttgcttgaacaaactttgctcaacacttgtgcaacttgtgtccactttgacagcccttaaaataatcattttatatgtctagggttgtgagaaaagaaagcccaaatacataatcacggattgaggtcaaaacagaactgaaattctgtttttcataaacctcgatagataccctatctgtcgagctgctgtcgagccgCGAGGCTAAaacagctcttcaagctcgatagatggctagttgttgagctttaatgacaggcactttctcagcttgaatctttgacagatttgcatggctttaacacttgatcttgaaaaaaGGTTTattgaaacattaaacacatcctagatttacccaattgcaagtaaagtgtgttttgtcaattacataaaatagtgacatatgttcctaacaagtgaatcacatatgtcctaatagatcctgtgaaactcatcagaagaaacaccacaaaaaaatAGCGTTAATCGCTTTGCTATTGGCGTTTGCCAAAGCAAGAGCAGCCTTATCCCATTCGGATTTGGTAGTAGTGGGTCAATCATACCCATTCTCAATGGAATCCCATACCGTCTCATCAATAGCACAAAGAAATGCCCTCATATGTactttccaaaaagcataattactccCATCAAAGAATGGAGGAGCATTGAGAGATTGAGATCGTTCCATCTCACTTGGGGCTAGGATCACACTAGGATAATCAAATTCGATAAGTGTACCaactttgataccaattgaaagctcggatttgtgTGAATACACAagagtttgtttagacccctaactAAAAATTACAGCTCGGTTGGTTTTACTCTAACTTGAACTAAGTgtggaataagagtaaatgtgCATAAACAACTaataaaactactctaagccatattcatcaaataccaacaataaaatgaaagattAAAAAGTAGGGAAGAAtggtgcaaacacaagataacaccaagacgtgttatcgaagaggaaaccgaagaactcagcgaaaatcctttctgccgccctccaagcagtaaatcgatccactaaagaataagttggagtatatgaataacaaaagaccctccaagcctagtctaccccgtGTACTTGAGCCCTTCAAGCTCTTGCTACCAACTGGCTTCTCggagccttgtcttctctagctttcccgGATCCCGTAATTCAGCCTGATTGCATCCACTAATgattggcttcttccaatgcttcccaacagcaccaaaaccttACTTTACACTTAGATTAATTGGGTgtgataagtgtttgggctatcaatctctcaaggatttggatatggagaagtaggagtagaggaaaaccacaaggaaATATATAGATGATTGTgcgtataacaatctctaactctcaagtgtatttctaggattttctctctgaaaagcactccttacaatatgtgggtaatgaGAGTATATAGAGTGTGGTTAAAGACTTGGTAAAACAAACATGACAAAATAGCCAAACATAATGTTTCGCGAGAATTTtgcaggaaggccttacccacaaGACACTCACGAAAACTCTAGGCTGTCATGACttttcgcattccagtcatgtgctctacACGTGGCTACTTCGCGAGTTAGCTTCTCATGAGCTTCTTGCGAAATCCACTTGTTCTTCACTTTAAGCTTGAGTCTCcacactttctcacacacaacccttacaattaaaacccccacataaatacagggaaaattgattgaataaaactacaatcaaatttgccacgaaattaaagccaaaacaaaatagttgtaaataacaaCTTTACACTTTCGGTTCTTGTCACAACACCTCAAGGCCAAGCAAGCCAACTCTTGAGCAAGCTTAAATGGCCAGTCTCCAGCCAAAGGATCCAAGAGGGCTTCCAAATTTCTGGCATCCAAGGCATTTTGCACTGCATTTGCTATTTTGAAGGCTGATCTCCCAGTCAACAATTGTAGCAATATAATTCTAAATGAGCAAACATCTGACTTCATTGTAAGCTCTCCTGTTTGAAGGAACTCGGGATCTATGTAGACCAAAGTACCCTTTGGGACAGTTAGATGACACTGTGTTGTGTTGTTAGTTGAACTTTTATCTTGGCATATCATGTGGCAGATTCCAAAGTCACTGAGTTTACTAACAAAGTTGGAATCAAGGAGGATATTGGAGGGTTTTATTTCACCATGAACGATGCTATGAGGTTTAATGAAATGAAGATACACAAGGACTGAGCACAACTCCATGACATTGCGTACTCAAGTTTGCCATGATAATGGAGGACTGTTGTCCGTGCGAATGAGTTGATCTTCAAGGCTTCCGCAGGGGTGATACTCATAAATTAGAGCAAAAACTTCTGGGCAAGATCCTACGAGTCTGACAAGATTGGGATGCCTTAATTGACTCAATACACGAACTTGACATACAATCAACTAGTTAATGAGAAAGAGAATGCCAAACTTTTGGCCCAACTAAACTAAGTCCATTATTCAAGTGCAAATAGTGTTGTagcttttttctcttttatgttGTGAGAAAATTTAGTATTAACCAAATTGTAAATACTAATACACAAACCTCCGTTCGGAATTCTGAGGGGCCTTGTGTGCCTTGAGATTGTAGCCTCTTTATAGCAACTCCAGTTTCATGCAGGCGACCTTTATAAATGCTTCCATATCCTCCTTGTCCAATTTTGAGTGATTCATCAAACCATGAGTAGCTTTTTCAATGTCAGCCAAGTAAGTACTCAGTGCAGAACTGAGGCATGTGCCTAGAGGCCTCtgcttgttttcttttcaatacTTCAGCATCTTTCAGTGCACTGTCACGCTCAATCTGAAACTTATCTCTCTCCTTTTGTAACTCTACAATATGGTTCTTTAACAATGTTTTCTCGTTTGGAAATCCAGAGTTCTTCCATGACTTGG
This genomic window contains:
- the LOC126696448 gene encoding uncharacterized protein LOC126696448 — translated: MERKLEVTAPYQTRNAAVETQVGSWIALDLLWYKINFDGAIFVKEDKAGLGVVIQNSEGLVMASLSQLISLPSSVVEVKTLAARRALEIGIDRVILKGDSTVLMQNLKNGTQSLAQYSHIANNILFLASYFSNLKFSHASRSCNKVAHSLARWAPLSLIIFSAVVK